The Primulina huaijiensis isolate GDHJ02 chromosome 12, ASM1229523v2, whole genome shotgun sequence genome has a window encoding:
- the LOC140989310 gene encoding nascent polypeptide-associated complex subunit alpha-like protein 2, with amino-acid sequence MPGPVVEETEAHKKIQDEPLVEDVKEDDDHEDETEDSDDEDDDKDGSPDSNGSSKQSRSEKKSRKAMLKLGMKPVPGVSRVTIKRTKNIMFFISNPDVFKNPNSETYIIFGEAKIEDLSSQLQTQAAQQFRMPYMSSVMAKSEIAATAANAQADEEEEEVDETGVEARDVDLVMTQAGVSKAKAVKALKTHRGDIVSAIMELTT; translated from the exons ATGCCAGGTCCAGTCGTTGAAGAAACTGAAGCCCATAAAAAGATACAG GATGAGCCTCTGGTGGAAGATGTGAAGGAAGATGATGACCATGAAGATGAAACTGAGGATTCCGACGATGAAGATGACGATAAAGATGGCTCCCCag ATTCGAACGGAAGTTCCAAGCAGAGCAGAAGTGAGAAGAAGAGTCGCAAGGCCATGTTGAAACTTGGAATGAAGCCCGTTCCAGGAGTAAGCAGGGTGACTATCAAGAGAACCAAAAAT ATTATGTTTTTCATCTCTAACCCGGATGTCTTTAAGAACCCCAATTCCGAAACTTACATCATATTTGGAGAAGCCAAGATAGAGGATTTGAGCTCTCAACTACAGACGCAGGCTGCACAGCAATTTAGGATGCCGTATATGAGTTCGGTGATGGCGAAATCAGAAATAGCTGCTACGGCTGCAAATGCACAGGCAGATGAGGAAGAAGAGGAGGTTGATGAGACAGGAGTCGAAGCTCGTGATGTTGATTTGGTGATGACACAGGCTGGGGTATCCAAAGCCAAGGCTGTTAAAGCTCTCAAGACTCACCGTGGAGACATCGTCAGTGCCATCATGGAGTTAACCACATGA